A region of Oryzias latipes chromosome 18, ASM223467v1 DNA encodes the following proteins:
- the LOC101162788 gene encoding arf-GAP domain and FG repeat-containing protein 2 isoform X1 has translation MSNRKHRDNQEICARKVRELAQSGVNKHCFECNQPGVTYTDITVGSFVCTSCSGMLRGLNPPHRVKSISMTTFSQQEVEFLQNHGNEVGRRTWLCVFDPKTNRLPDMKDPQKFKEFLQDKYEKKKWHFSKSKNRRDMEGPWSPGIQAVPLSHGPLGSQNVSHNTASNARTSRPLSQSQLPSWDRAPAISPADMRTDVFTARPSRSQSFRDPPLKDPSLCGIERQRPGSLSSTLGGHAPSFPALPRPSASSSFKNHFTLGRSVSASGGPGPFRAFPKSLSVDFGGLTHPKSLTQSLSQPQQPACQTTTPVSSSSGQDKYAAVLQLDTAFSETPLTAAPPAGPPQYSAVFGSRLSSSSTPASSPGVDAVSSSQSFSNFPNPFSSSSASQPPVALSPSNPFSSASGVFSPTAAFPAATTHNASPHDSTSNQEANGFASFPAPNSQPEVPRHVSVNPFTGNVYSSRGTSRNPFI, from the exons atgtcgAACCGAAAGCACCGGGACAACCAGGAGATTTGCGCCCGTAAGGTTCGCGAGCTGGCCCAGTCCGGCGTAAACAAACACTGCTTCGAGTGCAACCAGCCCGGGGTGACGTACACAGACATCACGGTGGGCAGCTTCGTCTGCACGTCGTGCTCCGGAATGCT GAGAGGCCTCAACCCTCCCCACAGAGTCAAGTCTATCTCCATGACAACTTTCTCCCAACAGGAAGTGGAATTTCTTCAAAACCATGGTAACGAG GTCGGGAGGAGAACTTGGCTGTGCGTGTTCGACCCCAAAACCAACCGGCTGCCCGACATGAAGGATCCTCAGAAGTTCAAAGAGTTTCTACAGGATAAATATGAGAAGAAGAAGTG gcaTTTTTCCAAAAGTAAAAATCGGAGAGACATGGAGGGTCCTTGGAGTCCAGGGATCCAGGCTGTACCCCTGTCCCATGGTCCCTTAGGAAGCCAGAACGTGTCCCATAACACGGCCTCCAATGCCAGAACTTCAAGGCCGCTG TCCCAGTCTCAGTTGCCGTCGTGGGATCGAGCTCCCGCCATCTCGCCCGCTGACATGAGAACGGATGTCTTCACCGCCCGGCCGTCGCGCTCGCAGAGCTTCAGAGACCCCCCCCTGAAAG ACCCCAGCCTGTGTGGAATAGAGAGGCAGCGACCAGGCTCCCTGTCGTCCACGCTGGGAGGCCACGCCCCCTCGTTCCCGGCCCTTCCTCGTCCCTCAG CCAGTAGCTCGTTCAAAAACCACTTCACGTTAG GTCGTTCGGTGTCTGCTTCAGGGGGCCCGGGGCCCTTTAGAGCCTTCCCCAAGTCCCTCAGCGTGGACTTCGGAGGCCTGACCCACCCCAAGTCCTTGACCCAGTCCCTGTCCCAGCCTCAGCAGCCCGCCTGCCAGACCACCACGCCGGTCAGCAGCTCCAGCGGCCAGGACAAGTACGCCGCTGTGTTGCAGCTGGACACCGCTTTCTCAGAGACCCCCTTAACTGCTG CTCCCCCTGCTGGCCCTCCACAGTATAGCGCTGTGTTTGGCAGTAGGCTGTCATCCAGCTCCACTCCTGCCAG CTCCCCCGGTGTCGACGCCGTGTCCAGCTCCCAGTCTTTTTCAA ATTTCCCGAACCCGTTCAGCTCCAGCTCGGCCTCCCAGCCGCCGGTTGCCCTCTCCCCCAGTAACCCCTTCAGCAGCGCTTCAGGAG TGTTTTCTCCGACGGCTGCCTTCCCAGCAGCCACTACCCACAATGCATCTCCCCACGACTCAACCTCCAACCAAGAAGCCAACG GCTTCGCCTCCTTCCCCGCACCCAACTCTCAGCCGGAAGTCCCTCGGCACGTGTCCGTGAACCCGTTCACG GGGAATGTTTACTCCAGTCGGGGGACGTCCAGAAATCCTTTCATCTGA
- the LOC101162788 gene encoding arf-GAP domain and FG repeat-containing protein 2 isoform X5 produces the protein MSNRKHRDNQEICARKVRELAQSGVNKHCFECNQPGVTYTDITVGSFVCTSCSGMLRGLNPPHRVKSISMTTFSQQEVEFLQNHGNEVGRRTWLCVFDPKTNRLPDMKDPQKFKEFLQDKYEKKKWHFSKSKNRRDMEGPWSPGIQAVPLSHGPLGSQNVSHNTASNARTSRPLSQSQLPSWDRAPAISPADMRTDVFTARPSRSQSFRDPPLKDPSLCGIERQRPGSLSSTLGGHAPSFPALPRPSASSSFKNHFTLAPPAGPPQYSAVFGSRLSSSSTPASSPGVDAVSSSQSFSNFPNPFSSSSASQPPVALSPSNPFSSASGVFSPTAAFPAATTHNASPHDSTSNQEANGFASFPAPNSQPEVPRHVSVNPFTGNVYSSRGTSRNPFI, from the exons atgtcgAACCGAAAGCACCGGGACAACCAGGAGATTTGCGCCCGTAAGGTTCGCGAGCTGGCCCAGTCCGGCGTAAACAAACACTGCTTCGAGTGCAACCAGCCCGGGGTGACGTACACAGACATCACGGTGGGCAGCTTCGTCTGCACGTCGTGCTCCGGAATGCT GAGAGGCCTCAACCCTCCCCACAGAGTCAAGTCTATCTCCATGACAACTTTCTCCCAACAGGAAGTGGAATTTCTTCAAAACCATGGTAACGAG GTCGGGAGGAGAACTTGGCTGTGCGTGTTCGACCCCAAAACCAACCGGCTGCCCGACATGAAGGATCCTCAGAAGTTCAAAGAGTTTCTACAGGATAAATATGAGAAGAAGAAGTG gcaTTTTTCCAAAAGTAAAAATCGGAGAGACATGGAGGGTCCTTGGAGTCCAGGGATCCAGGCTGTACCCCTGTCCCATGGTCCCTTAGGAAGCCAGAACGTGTCCCATAACACGGCCTCCAATGCCAGAACTTCAAGGCCGCTG TCCCAGTCTCAGTTGCCGTCGTGGGATCGAGCTCCCGCCATCTCGCCCGCTGACATGAGAACGGATGTCTTCACCGCCCGGCCGTCGCGCTCGCAGAGCTTCAGAGACCCCCCCCTGAAAG ACCCCAGCCTGTGTGGAATAGAGAGGCAGCGACCAGGCTCCCTGTCGTCCACGCTGGGAGGCCACGCCCCCTCGTTCCCGGCCCTTCCTCGTCCCTCAG CCAGTAGCTCGTTCAAAAACCACTTCACGTTAG CTCCCCCTGCTGGCCCTCCACAGTATAGCGCTGTGTTTGGCAGTAGGCTGTCATCCAGCTCCACTCCTGCCAG CTCCCCCGGTGTCGACGCCGTGTCCAGCTCCCAGTCTTTTTCAA ATTTCCCGAACCCGTTCAGCTCCAGCTCGGCCTCCCAGCCGCCGGTTGCCCTCTCCCCCAGTAACCCCTTCAGCAGCGCTTCAGGAG TGTTTTCTCCGACGGCTGCCTTCCCAGCAGCCACTACCCACAATGCATCTCCCCACGACTCAACCTCCAACCAAGAAGCCAACG GCTTCGCCTCCTTCCCCGCACCCAACTCTCAGCCGGAAGTCCCTCGGCACGTGTCCGTGAACCCGTTCACG GGGAATGTTTACTCCAGTCGGGGGACGTCCAGAAATCCTTTCATCTGA
- the LOC101162788 gene encoding arf-GAP domain and FG repeat-containing protein 2 isoform X2: MSNRKHRDNQEICARKVRELAQSGVNKHCFECNQPGVTYTDITVGSFVCTSCSGMLRGLNPPHRVKSISMTTFSQQEVEFLQNHGNEVGRRTWLCVFDPKTNRLPDMKDPQKFKEFLQDKYEKKKWHFSKSKNRRDMEGPWSPGIQAVPLSHGPLGSQNVSHNTASNARTSRPLSQSQLPSWDRAPAISPADMRTDVFTARPSRSQSFRDPPLKDPSLCGIERQRPGSLSSTLGGHAPSFPALPRPSGRSVSASGGPGPFRAFPKSLSVDFGGLTHPKSLTQSLSQPQQPACQTTTPVSSSSGQDKYAAVLQLDTAFSETPLTAAPPAGPPQYSAVFGSRLSSSSTPASSPGVDAVSSSQSFSNFPNPFSSSSASQPPVALSPSNPFSSASGVFSPTAAFPAATTHNASPHDSTSNQEANGFASFPAPNSQPEVPRHVSVNPFTGNVYSSRGTSRNPFI; this comes from the exons atgtcgAACCGAAAGCACCGGGACAACCAGGAGATTTGCGCCCGTAAGGTTCGCGAGCTGGCCCAGTCCGGCGTAAACAAACACTGCTTCGAGTGCAACCAGCCCGGGGTGACGTACACAGACATCACGGTGGGCAGCTTCGTCTGCACGTCGTGCTCCGGAATGCT GAGAGGCCTCAACCCTCCCCACAGAGTCAAGTCTATCTCCATGACAACTTTCTCCCAACAGGAAGTGGAATTTCTTCAAAACCATGGTAACGAG GTCGGGAGGAGAACTTGGCTGTGCGTGTTCGACCCCAAAACCAACCGGCTGCCCGACATGAAGGATCCTCAGAAGTTCAAAGAGTTTCTACAGGATAAATATGAGAAGAAGAAGTG gcaTTTTTCCAAAAGTAAAAATCGGAGAGACATGGAGGGTCCTTGGAGTCCAGGGATCCAGGCTGTACCCCTGTCCCATGGTCCCTTAGGAAGCCAGAACGTGTCCCATAACACGGCCTCCAATGCCAGAACTTCAAGGCCGCTG TCCCAGTCTCAGTTGCCGTCGTGGGATCGAGCTCCCGCCATCTCGCCCGCTGACATGAGAACGGATGTCTTCACCGCCCGGCCGTCGCGCTCGCAGAGCTTCAGAGACCCCCCCCTGAAAG ACCCCAGCCTGTGTGGAATAGAGAGGCAGCGACCAGGCTCCCTGTCGTCCACGCTGGGAGGCCACGCCCCCTCGTTCCCGGCCCTTCCTCGTCCCTCAG GTCGTTCGGTGTCTGCTTCAGGGGGCCCGGGGCCCTTTAGAGCCTTCCCCAAGTCCCTCAGCGTGGACTTCGGAGGCCTGACCCACCCCAAGTCCTTGACCCAGTCCCTGTCCCAGCCTCAGCAGCCCGCCTGCCAGACCACCACGCCGGTCAGCAGCTCCAGCGGCCAGGACAAGTACGCCGCTGTGTTGCAGCTGGACACCGCTTTCTCAGAGACCCCCTTAACTGCTG CTCCCCCTGCTGGCCCTCCACAGTATAGCGCTGTGTTTGGCAGTAGGCTGTCATCCAGCTCCACTCCTGCCAG CTCCCCCGGTGTCGACGCCGTGTCCAGCTCCCAGTCTTTTTCAA ATTTCCCGAACCCGTTCAGCTCCAGCTCGGCCTCCCAGCCGCCGGTTGCCCTCTCCCCCAGTAACCCCTTCAGCAGCGCTTCAGGAG TGTTTTCTCCGACGGCTGCCTTCCCAGCAGCCACTACCCACAATGCATCTCCCCACGACTCAACCTCCAACCAAGAAGCCAACG GCTTCGCCTCCTTCCCCGCACCCAACTCTCAGCCGGAAGTCCCTCGGCACGTGTCCGTGAACCCGTTCACG GGGAATGTTTACTCCAGTCGGGGGACGTCCAGAAATCCTTTCATCTGA
- the LOC101162788 gene encoding arf-GAP domain and FG repeat-containing protein 1 isoform X4 — MTTFSQQEVEFLQNHGNEVGRRTWLCVFDPKTNRLPDMKDPQKFKEFLQDKYEKKKWHFSKSKNRRDMEGPWSPGIQAVPLSHGPLGSQNVSHNTASNARTSRPLSQSQLPSWDRAPAISPADMRTDVFTARPSRSQSFRDPPLKDPSLCGIERQRPGSLSSTLGGHAPSFPALPRPSASSSFKNHFTLGRSVSASGGPGPFRAFPKSLSVDFGGLTHPKSLTQSLSQPQQPACQTTTPVSSSSGQDKYAAVLQLDTAFSETPLTAAPPAGPPQYSAVFGSRLSSSSTPASSPGVDAVSSSQSFSNFPNPFSSSSASQPPVALSPSNPFSSASGVFSPTAAFPAATTHNASPHDSTSNQEANGFASFPAPNSQPEVPRHVSVNPFTGNVYSSRGTSRNPFI, encoded by the exons ATGACAACTTTCTCCCAACAGGAAGTGGAATTTCTTCAAAACCATGGTAACGAG GTCGGGAGGAGAACTTGGCTGTGCGTGTTCGACCCCAAAACCAACCGGCTGCCCGACATGAAGGATCCTCAGAAGTTCAAAGAGTTTCTACAGGATAAATATGAGAAGAAGAAGTG gcaTTTTTCCAAAAGTAAAAATCGGAGAGACATGGAGGGTCCTTGGAGTCCAGGGATCCAGGCTGTACCCCTGTCCCATGGTCCCTTAGGAAGCCAGAACGTGTCCCATAACACGGCCTCCAATGCCAGAACTTCAAGGCCGCTG TCCCAGTCTCAGTTGCCGTCGTGGGATCGAGCTCCCGCCATCTCGCCCGCTGACATGAGAACGGATGTCTTCACCGCCCGGCCGTCGCGCTCGCAGAGCTTCAGAGACCCCCCCCTGAAAG ACCCCAGCCTGTGTGGAATAGAGAGGCAGCGACCAGGCTCCCTGTCGTCCACGCTGGGAGGCCACGCCCCCTCGTTCCCGGCCCTTCCTCGTCCCTCAG CCAGTAGCTCGTTCAAAAACCACTTCACGTTAG GTCGTTCGGTGTCTGCTTCAGGGGGCCCGGGGCCCTTTAGAGCCTTCCCCAAGTCCCTCAGCGTGGACTTCGGAGGCCTGACCCACCCCAAGTCCTTGACCCAGTCCCTGTCCCAGCCTCAGCAGCCCGCCTGCCAGACCACCACGCCGGTCAGCAGCTCCAGCGGCCAGGACAAGTACGCCGCTGTGTTGCAGCTGGACACCGCTTTCTCAGAGACCCCCTTAACTGCTG CTCCCCCTGCTGGCCCTCCACAGTATAGCGCTGTGTTTGGCAGTAGGCTGTCATCCAGCTCCACTCCTGCCAG CTCCCCCGGTGTCGACGCCGTGTCCAGCTCCCAGTCTTTTTCAA ATTTCCCGAACCCGTTCAGCTCCAGCTCGGCCTCCCAGCCGCCGGTTGCCCTCTCCCCCAGTAACCCCTTCAGCAGCGCTTCAGGAG TGTTTTCTCCGACGGCTGCCTTCCCAGCAGCCACTACCCACAATGCATCTCCCCACGACTCAACCTCCAACCAAGAAGCCAACG GCTTCGCCTCCTTCCCCGCACCCAACTCTCAGCCGGAAGTCCCTCGGCACGTGTCCGTGAACCCGTTCACG GGGAATGTTTACTCCAGTCGGGGGACGTCCAGAAATCCTTTCATCTGA
- the LOC101162788 gene encoding arf-GAP domain and FG repeat-containing protein 2 isoform X3 has protein sequence MCSGGRCAFCMEVSAFRHGVRSDAAGHHDSQVGRRTWLCVFDPKTNRLPDMKDPQKFKEFLQDKYEKKKWHFSKSKNRRDMEGPWSPGIQAVPLSHGPLGSQNVSHNTASNARTSRPLSQSQLPSWDRAPAISPADMRTDVFTARPSRSQSFRDPPLKDPSLCGIERQRPGSLSSTLGGHAPSFPALPRPSASSSFKNHFTLGRSVSASGGPGPFRAFPKSLSVDFGGLTHPKSLTQSLSQPQQPACQTTTPVSSSSGQDKYAAVLQLDTAFSETPLTAAPPAGPPQYSAVFGSRLSSSSTPASSPGVDAVSSSQSFSNFPNPFSSSSASQPPVALSPSNPFSSASGVFSPTAAFPAATTHNASPHDSTSNQEANGFASFPAPNSQPEVPRHVSVNPFTGNVYSSRGTSRNPFI, from the exons ATGTGCAGTGGGGGCAGATGTGCGTTCTGCATGGAGGTTTCCGCCTTTCGCCATGGCGTCCGGAGCGATGCCGCCGGTCATCATGACTCGCAG GTCGGGAGGAGAACTTGGCTGTGCGTGTTCGACCCCAAAACCAACCGGCTGCCCGACATGAAGGATCCTCAGAAGTTCAAAGAGTTTCTACAGGATAAATATGAGAAGAAGAAGTG gcaTTTTTCCAAAAGTAAAAATCGGAGAGACATGGAGGGTCCTTGGAGTCCAGGGATCCAGGCTGTACCCCTGTCCCATGGTCCCTTAGGAAGCCAGAACGTGTCCCATAACACGGCCTCCAATGCCAGAACTTCAAGGCCGCTG TCCCAGTCTCAGTTGCCGTCGTGGGATCGAGCTCCCGCCATCTCGCCCGCTGACATGAGAACGGATGTCTTCACCGCCCGGCCGTCGCGCTCGCAGAGCTTCAGAGACCCCCCCCTGAAAG ACCCCAGCCTGTGTGGAATAGAGAGGCAGCGACCAGGCTCCCTGTCGTCCACGCTGGGAGGCCACGCCCCCTCGTTCCCGGCCCTTCCTCGTCCCTCAG CCAGTAGCTCGTTCAAAAACCACTTCACGTTAG GTCGTTCGGTGTCTGCTTCAGGGGGCCCGGGGCCCTTTAGAGCCTTCCCCAAGTCCCTCAGCGTGGACTTCGGAGGCCTGACCCACCCCAAGTCCTTGACCCAGTCCCTGTCCCAGCCTCAGCAGCCCGCCTGCCAGACCACCACGCCGGTCAGCAGCTCCAGCGGCCAGGACAAGTACGCCGCTGTGTTGCAGCTGGACACCGCTTTCTCAGAGACCCCCTTAACTGCTG CTCCCCCTGCTGGCCCTCCACAGTATAGCGCTGTGTTTGGCAGTAGGCTGTCATCCAGCTCCACTCCTGCCAG CTCCCCCGGTGTCGACGCCGTGTCCAGCTCCCAGTCTTTTTCAA ATTTCCCGAACCCGTTCAGCTCCAGCTCGGCCTCCCAGCCGCCGGTTGCCCTCTCCCCCAGTAACCCCTTCAGCAGCGCTTCAGGAG TGTTTTCTCCGACGGCTGCCTTCCCAGCAGCCACTACCCACAATGCATCTCCCCACGACTCAACCTCCAACCAAGAAGCCAACG GCTTCGCCTCCTTCCCCGCACCCAACTCTCAGCCGGAAGTCCCTCGGCACGTGTCCGTGAACCCGTTCACG GGGAATGTTTACTCCAGTCGGGGGACGTCCAGAAATCCTTTCATCTGA